In one Sphingomonas hankookensis genomic region, the following are encoded:
- a CDS encoding YqgE/AlgH family protein → MDQTRFLAGEILLAMPGIGDRRFDHAVIAMCTHDEEGAMGVGIGDTIDGLGLHALLKQLDIEPGEAPDAPIHLGGPVETRRGFVLHDDSWSGQDTIDVAGKWALSGSIDVLRAIAAGSGPSRYLIALGYAGWEAGQLESELSRHGWMNVAGDGALLFDVPTATRWRGGFERAGIDPRLLALGAGTA, encoded by the coding sequence ATGGACCAGACGCGATTCCTTGCCGGAGAGATTTTGCTTGCCATGCCGGGGATCGGCGATCGCCGGTTCGACCATGCGGTGATCGCGATGTGCACCCATGACGAAGAGGGCGCGATGGGGGTCGGGATCGGCGATACGATCGACGGCCTGGGGCTGCATGCGCTGTTGAAGCAGCTCGACATCGAACCGGGCGAGGCGCCCGATGCGCCGATCCACCTCGGCGGGCCGGTCGAAACGCGGCGCGGCTTCGTGCTGCACGACGACAGCTGGAGCGGGCAGGACACGATCGACGTGGCCGGCAAATGGGCGCTGTCCGGGTCGATCGACGTGCTGCGCGCCATTGCGGCGGGCAGCGGGCCGTCGCGCTACCTGATCGCGCTGGGCTATGCCGGCTGGGAAGCCGGACAGCTGGAGAGCGAATTGTCGCGCCATGGCTGGATGAACGTCGCCGGCGACGGGGCGCTGCTGTTCGACGTGCCGACCGCGACGCGCTGGCGCGGCGGGTTCGAACGGGCGGGCATCGATCCGCGGTTGCTGGCGCTGGGTGCGGGAACCGCCTGA
- a CDS encoding peroxiredoxin, translating into MTIKVGDRLPHATLTKVTPDGPDQVSTDDFFAGRRVALFSVPGAFTPTCSARHLPGFVEQAQAFRDKGVDEIACTAVNDAFVLSAWAKAGDAGDKVTMLADGNADFAKAIGLTMDGSAYGMGTRSQRYAMLVNDGVVEALHVEAPGEFKVSSAENLLASL; encoded by the coding sequence ATGACGATCAAGGTCGGCGACCGCCTGCCCCACGCCACCCTTACCAAGGTCACGCCCGACGGCCCGGACCAGGTATCGACCGATGATTTCTTCGCCGGGCGTCGCGTCGCGCTGTTCTCGGTCCCCGGCGCCTTCACTCCGACCTGCTCGGCCAGGCACCTGCCCGGCTTCGTCGAACAGGCGCAGGCATTCCGTGACAAGGGCGTGGACGAAATCGCCTGCACCGCGGTCAACGACGCCTTCGTCCTGTCGGCCTGGGCCAAGGCCGGCGATGCGGGTGACAAGGTAACGATGCTGGCCGACGGCAATGCCGATTTCGCGAAGGCGATCGGGCTGACCATGGACGGCTCGGCCTATGGCATGGGCACCCGCTCGCAACGCTATGCGATGCTGGTGAACGACGGCGTGGTCGAGGCGCTGCATGTCGAGGCACCCGGCGAGTTCAAGGTCAGTTCCGCCGAAAACCTGCTGGCATCGCTCTAA
- a CDS encoding lipopolysaccharide biosynthesis protein: MGSGRPGVRGRDDRSFARRVTDAPTQPADDIAALAKGGRTNVFGFVLRLVARLPFLFIAGRIYGPEIVGRFALAVLVVELAALVATLGLKRGLAQALSSTDRPHAHVVWDALAVAFIMSVAASAVLFVFPQVMYPNSEVIGFERLLPLIVFAIAWSDVSLAALAYRLNVKAAVTARAVVEPWTISIAAWALSYYSTRDGLIMSYVLSMAAALVASIVPFIRSYGLPYGWSPHLRPMLALVKRNMPLAGADAIEWGTRNVDRFILGLLFGPAIVGIYYMAQQVASLPQKLKTSFDPVLGPVITQSLAADDKSAVARQVRQVGFWIITAQAALALAGSIPASGVMGVVGREFVSGAGALSFLLIAEVLAAKGAVSEAALVYIARHRNLMISIGLLTFQVVLSFALVFLMRSFGLPQNYAAVGPAMALCISVALGSVIKSGLLSKLLGHSVRDFRPALLWAVLAAALIGSAIMQLPKRFEWAEMLFGIPVILATYFAILWRWAFRPEDKALFHKSAAASEATIPTDRYKV, from the coding sequence ATGGGGAGCGGACGCCCTGGCGTAAGAGGCCGCGATGATCGATCCTTCGCGCGTCGCGTGACCGACGCGCCGACCCAACCCGCCGACGACATCGCCGCCCTGGCCAAGGGCGGGCGGACGAACGTGTTCGGTTTCGTCCTGCGGCTCGTCGCGCGCCTGCCGTTCCTGTTCATCGCCGGACGCATCTATGGCCCGGAAATCGTCGGGCGGTTCGCGCTGGCGGTGCTGGTGGTCGAACTGGCGGCGCTGGTCGCCACGCTGGGGTTGAAGCGGGGGCTGGCGCAGGCGCTGTCGTCGACCGACCGGCCGCATGCCCATGTCGTGTGGGACGCACTGGCGGTCGCGTTCATCATGTCCGTCGCGGCCAGCGCCGTGCTGTTCGTATTCCCGCAGGTGATGTATCCGAACAGCGAGGTGATCGGGTTCGAGCGCCTGCTGCCGCTGATCGTGTTCGCCATCGCCTGGTCGGACGTCAGCTTGGCGGCGCTTGCCTATCGGTTGAACGTCAAGGCGGCGGTGACGGCGCGCGCGGTGGTGGAGCCGTGGACGATCTCGATCGCGGCTTGGGCGCTCAGCTATTATTCGACGCGCGACGGGCTGATCATGAGCTACGTCCTGTCGATGGCGGCGGCGCTGGTCGCGTCGATCGTGCCGTTCATCCGCAGCTATGGCCTGCCCTATGGCTGGTCGCCGCATCTGCGGCCGATGCTGGCGCTGGTGAAGCGCAACATGCCGCTGGCCGGGGCCGATGCGATCGAATGGGGCACGCGCAACGTCGATCGCTTCATTCTGGGGCTGCTTTTCGGGCCGGCGATTGTCGGCATCTACTATATGGCGCAGCAGGTCGCGTCGCTGCCGCAGAAGCTGAAGACCAGTTTCGACCCCGTGCTGGGCCCGGTCATCACCCAGAGCCTGGCGGCGGACGACAAGAGCGCAGTCGCGCGGCAGGTGCGGCAGGTCGGTTTCTGGATCATCACCGCGCAGGCGGCGCTGGCGCTGGCCGGGAGCATCCCGGCGTCCGGCGTGATGGGCGTGGTCGGGCGCGAGTTCGTGAGTGGCGCGGGGGCACTGTCGTTCCTGCTGATCGCGGAGGTGCTGGCAGCGAAAGGCGCGGTGTCGGAAGCGGCATTGGTCTATATCGCGCGGCATCGCAACCTGATGATCTCGATCGGGCTGCTGACGTTCCAGGTCGTGCTGAGCTTCGCGTTGGTATTCCTGATGCGATCGTTCGGCCTGCCGCAAAATTATGCGGCGGTGGGGCCGGCGATGGCCTTGTGCATCTCGGTCGCGCTGGGATCGGTCATCAAGTCGGGGCTGCTGTCGAAGCTGCTCGGCCATAGCGTGCGCGATTTCCGCCCCGCCTTGCTATGGGCGGTGCTGGCCGCGGCGCTGATCGGATCGGCGATCATGCAGCTGCCCAAGCGGTTCGAATGGGCCGAGATGCTGTTCGGCATACCCGTGATCCTCGCGACCTATTTCGCGATCCTGTGGCGCTGGGCGTTCCGGCCGGAGGACAAGGCGCTGTTCCACAAGAGCGCGGCGGCGAGCGAGGCGACCATCCCGACCGACCGGTACAAGGTGTAG
- a CDS encoding AMP nucleosidase encodes MTQASQIVAELDRLYTASVARLRAALDRYLTDGTPPPSSARVDGSFAYPEIRLTYRGSSERPTPSRAYGRLTTPGEYRISVTKPAMFAAYLTEQLDLLIENHDVTVEAVAGRQEIPFPYVLDAGHALSLDAVSATELARYFPATELAHIGDEIADGLWASQDAHRPLALFDGLRTDFSLARLRHYTGTPPEHIQQYVLFTNYHRYVDEFVRWAGEQLKPAADGTPSRYTALSGAGGVLATAGDDAERMVSDSAWRRHQMPAYHLVAPDGTGITLVNIGVGPSNAKTICDHLAVMRPEAWLMIGHCGGLRPSQRIGDYVLAHAYLRDDHVLDDVLPPEIPVPAIAEVQVAMARAAEIVSGQSGDELKKRLRTGTIVTTDDRNWELRFSRSALRFSLSRAVGIDMESATIAAQGYRFRVPYGTLLCVSDKPLHGELKLPGQANRFYERAINEHMRIGIEACEQLRLEGARLHSRKLRAFNEPPFR; translated from the coding sequence ATGACGCAGGCTTCCCAGATCGTCGCCGAACTCGATCGGCTCTACACCGCCTCGGTCGCGCGCCTCCGCGCCGCGCTGGACCGCTACCTCACCGACGGCACGCCCCCGCCCTCTTCCGCCAGGGTCGACGGGTCGTTCGCCTATCCCGAAATCCGCCTGACCTATCGCGGCAGCAGCGAACGGCCGACGCCGTCGCGCGCCTATGGCCGGCTGACGACGCCCGGCGAATATCGCATCAGCGTGACCAAGCCGGCGATGTTCGCCGCCTATCTGACCGAGCAGCTCGACCTGCTGATCGAAAACCACGACGTGACGGTCGAGGCGGTTGCGGGGCGGCAGGAAATTCCCTTCCCCTATGTCCTCGACGCGGGGCACGCACTCAGCCTCGACGCGGTATCGGCGACCGAACTCGCCCGCTATTTCCCTGCGACCGAGCTGGCGCATATCGGTGACGAGATCGCCGATGGCCTCTGGGCGTCGCAGGATGCGCATCGCCCGCTGGCGTTGTTCGACGGCCTGCGCACCGACTTCTCGCTCGCACGCCTGCGCCATTACACCGGCACGCCGCCCGAGCACATCCAGCAGTACGTGCTGTTCACCAACTATCACCGCTATGTCGACGAATTCGTCCGCTGGGCCGGCGAGCAGCTGAAGCCCGCCGCCGATGGCACGCCCAGCCGCTATACCGCGCTGTCCGGCGCGGGCGGCGTGCTGGCGACCGCCGGCGACGATGCGGAACGCATGGTCAGCGACAGCGCATGGCGGCGGCACCAGATGCCGGCCTATCACCTCGTTGCGCCCGACGGCACCGGGATCACGCTGGTCAATATCGGCGTCGGCCCGTCCAACGCGAAGACGATCTGCGACCATTTGGCGGTCATGCGGCCGGAGGCATGGCTGATGATCGGCCATTGCGGCGGCCTGCGTCCCAGCCAGCGGATCGGCGACTATGTCCTCGCCCACGCCTATCTGCGCGACGACCATGTCCTCGACGACGTGCTGCCGCCCGAAATTCCCGTCCCGGCGATCGCCGAGGTGCAGGTCGCGATGGCGCGCGCGGCGGAGATCGTGTCGGGCCAGTCGGGCGATGAGTTGAAGAAGCGCCTGCGCACCGGCACCATCGTCACCACCGACGACCGCAACTGGGAATTGCGCTTCAGCCGCTCGGCGCTGCGCTTCTCGCTCAGCCGCGCGGTCGGGATCGACATGGAATCGGCGACCATCGCCGCGCAGGGCTACCGCTTCCGCGTCCCCTACGGCACGCTGCTGTGCGTTTCGGACAAGCCGCTCCACGGCGAACTGAAACTGCCCGGACAGGCCAACCGTTTCTACGAACGCGCGATCAACGAACATATGCGCATCGGCATCGAGGCCTGCGAGCAGCTGCGACTGGAGGGCGCCCGGCTGCACAGCCGCAAGCTGCGCGCATTCAACGAACCGCCGTTCCGGTAA
- the ahcY gene encoding adenosylhomocysteinase: MATAIADKQTDYVIRDISLADFGRKEIEIAETEMPGLMALRDEFGASQPLKGARITGSLHMTIQTAVLIETLVALGADVRWATCNIFSTQDHAAAAIAAKGIPVFAVKGESLADYWDYVGDIFNWGDQTANIILDDGGDATMFALWGAKLEAGATLGEPENEEEVEFQRALKAFIAKRPGYLTETVKNLKGVSEETTTGVHRLYEIAKKGELPFPAINVNDSVTKSKFDNLYGCKESLVDAIRRATDVMLAGKVACVAGFGDVGKGSAQSLRNGGARVMVTEIDPICALQAAMEGFEVVTMDEAVERADIFCTATGNADVITAEHMAKMKPMSIVCNIGHFDSEIQIAALSNYEWDEVKPGTDLVKFPDGKQIIVLAKGRLVNLGCATGHPSFVMSSSFTNQVLAQIELWTKGENYKNEVYVLPKHLDEKVAALHLEKLGVKLSKLTEKQASYIGVPVEGPFKPDHYRY; encoded by the coding sequence ATGGCTACCGCCATTGCCGACAAGCAGACCGATTACGTCATTCGCGACATCAGCCTCGCCGATTTCGGTCGCAAGGAAATCGAGATCGCCGAAACCGAAATGCCGGGCCTGATGGCGCTGCGCGACGAGTTCGGTGCGTCGCAGCCGCTGAAAGGCGCGCGCATCACCGGTTCGCTGCACATGACGATCCAGACCGCGGTGCTGATCGAGACGCTGGTGGCGCTCGGCGCCGACGTCCGCTGGGCGACCTGCAACATCTTCTCTACGCAGGACCATGCCGCTGCCGCGATCGCGGCCAAGGGCATTCCGGTGTTCGCGGTGAAGGGCGAGAGCCTGGCGGACTATTGGGACTATGTCGGCGACATCTTCAACTGGGGCGACCAGACCGCCAACATCATCCTCGACGATGGTGGCGACGCGACGATGTTCGCGCTGTGGGGCGCGAAGCTCGAAGCCGGCGCGACGCTGGGCGAGCCGGAGAATGAGGAAGAAGTCGAGTTCCAGCGCGCGCTGAAGGCGTTCATCGCCAAGCGTCCGGGCTATCTGACCGAAACCGTCAAGAACCTGAAGGGCGTGTCCGAAGAGACGACGACCGGCGTCCACCGCCTGTACGAAATCGCGAAGAAGGGTGAGCTGCCCTTCCCGGCGATCAACGTGAACGACTCGGTCACCAAGTCGAAGTTCGACAACCTCTATGGCTGCAAGGAATCGCTGGTCGACGCGATCCGTCGCGCGACCGACGTGATGCTGGCCGGCAAGGTCGCGTGCGTCGCGGGCTTCGGTGACGTCGGCAAGGGCAGCGCCCAGTCGCTCCGCAACGGCGGCGCGCGTGTCATGGTCACCGAGATCGATCCGATCTGCGCGCTGCAGGCGGCGATGGAAGGGTTCGAGGTCGTGACGATGGACGAGGCCGTCGAACGCGCCGACATCTTCTGCACCGCGACCGGCAATGCCGACGTCATCACCGCCGAGCATATGGCGAAGATGAAGCCGATGAGCATCGTCTGCAACATCGGCCACTTCGACAGCGAGATCCAGATCGCCGCCCTGTCGAACTATGAATGGGACGAAGTGAAGCCGGGCACCGACCTGGTGAAGTTCCCCGATGGCAAGCAGATCATCGTGCTGGCGAAGGGCCGCCTCGTGAACCTCGGCTGCGCCACGGGCCACCCGTCGTTCGTGATGTCGTCGTCCTTCACCAACCAGGTTCTGGCGCAGATCGAGCTGTGGACCAAGGGCGAGAACTACAAGAACGAAGTGTACGTTCTGCCCAAGCACCTCGACGAAAAGGTCGCGGCGCTGCATCTCGAAAAGCTGGGCGTGAAGCTCAGCAAGCTGACCGAGAAGCAGGCGTCGTACATCGGCGTGCCGGTCGAAGGGCCGTTCAAGCCGGACCATTATCGCTACTGA